The sequence cacCTCGCCATCGCACTCTTCTCCCTCGACGATCCAACCACCAACAACCTCCTAAGGAGGTACGTTCTCTTGTTTGTTTTCCATTGCAACTGATCTCCAGATCCGCTGCAATCGATGACATTTACTTATCGACCACATTACACAAACGAAGTTTGGCATCTAGTTGTACAGATATGATTGATAGGCTCGCCCCAATGAAAAATGATCTCAGTTATCTTCGCATCCTTTCGTTGTTTGGGCCTCATTGCTGCATGCTGTCGATTGCTGTAGTTTGGGAGCGGATCCCAGTCATCTAGcatcggttgcagtcgaccgtctcCAAGCAGAGCTTGCGAAAGATGGCAGAGATCCTGCTGAACCATCATCTTTCAAAGTTCCAAAGAAAGCCCCTGCTGCAGCCGGAAGATCTGCCTTCTCCCAGTCCTTGACTAAAAAGAAAGGTCAGGAGCTAGAGGAGTTCAGTCAAAGCTTACACTCATGTTTGTTCCACTATAGGTCAAGTAAAAAACCTCAATGGACGCTTGCATTGTTTATCTTTTTTTTCAGATAAGGGTGCGCTGGATCAATTTTGTTTGGATTTGACCACACAAGCTAGTGGAGGTTTCATTGATCCTATTATTGGCcgtgaagaagagattgaaagAGTAGTTCAGATAGTATGCCGGCGGACGAAGAACAACCCTATTCTTTTGGGTGAGGCGGGTGTTGGCAAAACTGCAATTGCCGAGGGTCTGGCTCTTCGAATTGCAAATGGAGATGTCCCCATTTACCTTGTGGTAAGCTTGACTTGCCAGTGACAGATCTAAGGTTATGCACCACGATTAGCTTACAGATAAGTGGTTTTCATATTTAAATTATTTGCAGGCAAAGCGCATATTGTCGCTAGATGTTGGTCTCCTTATTGCTGGTGCAAAGGAGAGGGGTGAACTGGAGTCTAGGGTTACTAATATAATCCGCGAGGTCCGGGAAGCAGGTCAGTTAGTAGTGCATTCTGAAATGTTATCAGATATGGAGCTTCTGCACGTGGTCATGAATATTAAAAATCATAAGAACTTTGTGCAGGCGATGTTATTCTTTTTATTGATGAGGTCCACAACCTTATTGGATCTGGAACTGTTGGAAAGAGTAAGGGTTCTGGTCTTGACATTGGCAACTTGCTGAAGCCCGCGCTTGCTAGAGGTGAATTGCAGGTATTAGATTCATCTAATTTCTTGCTCAGTGTACTCATTCAGTGTAGAGAAGATCATACTTTTTCATATTTCCTATCTTATGGACAGTATTTGTTTGCATTTTTAGTGCATTGCTGCTACAACTCTAGATGAACACCGGATGCATTTTGAGAAGGATAAGGCTTTGGCCCGCCGCTTCCAGCCAGTACTAGTAGATGAGCCTAGTCAGGTACTGCGGCTGTTTTTCTATGAAAGCGTGGTAGTTTAACATGTAAATTTCTGTCGTAACCATTTTTTCAACCTTACTGCAGGAAGATGCTGTGAAGATATTACTGGGTCTTCGTGAAAAATATGAAACTTACCATAAATGCAAATTCACATTGGAAGCCATCAATGCAGCAGTTTATTTGTCAGCAAGATACATTCCTGACAGACAGCTTCCTGATAAGGCTATTGATCTGATTGATGAGGCTGGAAGTAGAGCTCGGATGGAATCATTTAATAGGAAGAAGGAAGGGCAGTCTTCGATTCTCTTGAAGTCACCAGATGAATACTGGCAAGAGATAAGAGCTGCTCAGGCCATGCATGAAGTGGTAATGAAAAATTATGCACAGCTTTTATGATTTTAACCTTTTGGTCCATCTAGCGAGAAAAAAGTCTGATAGTATTGTCCCTCGTTACTTAGGTGTTATCTAACAAGGAAAAATATTCTCCAAATGAGAATGCTGAAGAGAGTGGTAGTGctaacgttgaagcactacacagAGACAATATTGAGTCAACATCTACTTCATCACTCTCAGCTGATGAGTAAGTTTTTTCTGCCAACATCTTGTACAAGATAATCTCATGCCCTACATATCTTCTCACCAAGGAGCATTTTGAATGCAGACCAGTTGTAGTTGGGACAGAGGAAATTGCAAGGGTTGCCTCATTATGGTCTGGGATACCAGTACAGCAGTTGACTGCCGACGATAAAAAACTTCTAGTAGGACTGGACGACGAACTCAGAAAACGTGTCATTGGCCAAGATGATGCTGTTGTGGCCATATCTCGTGCAGTGAAGAGATCACGTGTTGGCCTTAACGATCCTGATAGACCTATTGCTACGCTGCTTTTCTGTGGTCCAACAGGAGTTGGTAAAACAGAGCTCACCAAAGCTCTAGCAGCTAGTTATTTTGGATCGGTAAGTCAAATCATATTCTGACCCTTGTGTTATTATTTGCACAATCCTTACGATTGATTAATTAAATGTAGCCTGATAAGATGTTTGCTTTTGTTTTCAAAATAGGAATCTGCTATGCTTAGGTTAGACATGAGCGAGTATATGGAGAGGCACACTGTGAGCAAGCTCATAGGCTCTCCTCCAGGGTACATTGGGTATGGTGAAACTGGTACTTTGACAGAAGCAGTCAGGAGAAAACCATTTACTGTGGTATTGTTGGATGAGATAGAGAAAGCTCACCCTGATATTTTCAACATCCTTCTCCAAATATTTGAGGATGGACATTTGACAGACTCACAGGTAATAGATCAGTGACTCCCGTTACATGCAACTATACTCTGTTCGGCTGACAGACGTAGTGGCAGCCACAACAGCACTGTTTTAAAGGGCAGCCGATAGATTTTAAATAATGTAGTTACTGAACCATAGGAGACAAACCCTATGTCCCTATCCCTGGAAACTTACAAACCGTCAGAATTCATTATTTCGTTACAATTTATTTAATATACAAGCCATTTTGTCATCGAGCACATGATTGCTGAAATTAAATATCAAGGCAATTTATAAATCAATATACCACTCTATATTGTATATTTTCAGTAACTTAAATAGTCCTGAACCTGTCCATGTAATTCTTGCGTATTTTAGGATGTAGCTTTTAAGTTCTGGGCATGTTATATTTACAATGAAATCTTGTGTGGAGTGCAGGGTCGCAGGGTTTCCTTCAAAAATACGTTGATTGTCATGACTTCGAATGTTGGTTCAACATCAATTTCAAAAGGAAGACAGAGCATAGGTTTCTTGAAGGAAGATACCGAGTCAGGCTCATACTTCGCAATGAAATCCTTAGTGATGGAAGAGCTCAAGGCATTTTTCCGTCCAGAGTTGCTCAATAGAATCGACGAGATGGTTGTGTTCCGTCCTCTGGAGAAGACTCAGGTTTGTTTCTTATACATTTTGCTCCGAAGTTGTTCTGCTGGTAATTCATAGACCTTTTCAAAGCATTAGCCACTTATGGCTGTACGAAATTCATAGTTTCAATCATAAAACTAATGGTCTAACCTCAGAGCACACGAGATGCTAATGGTAATAACCTCATCATTTTTTGCAGATGCTGGCCATTCTTGATATCATCCTAAAGGAAGTCAAGGGCCGACTTTTGGCCCTCGGGATAGGTTTGGAGGTGTCTGATGCAATGAAGGACCTGATATGCCAAGAGGGCTACGACAAAAGCTATGGCGCTCGGCCTCTGAGGAGAGCTGTCACCCACATTATCGAGGATGTCATCAGCGAAGCGATTCTTTTTGGCGAGTTCAAGCCCGGTGACACGATACTGATGGACATCGATGCAGAGGGGAAGCCATGCATGGGCCATCTGGACCAACAGATCGTCCAGGTCTCTGACCCAACACGGGCAATCTGAAGCTGTGTTGGACCTTTTCCAGTGTAGTAGATTAGGGATCTAAATCTTTTATTCTTTCAAGATAGAGATTATTAATTCTTTGTTACGTAGATATATAGAGTAGTATTTCATTATGTATATATATCAACCAGATGATCCAGATAGGGGAATCTGGTCAGTCATTGGAGTTATTTGAAATTTTCATCCAGCTGTATGTATATTGTTGAATTGTTTCTGATTCAACTGGCCATATATATCATCATTAAACTATCTTCATCGGCTTACCCATTTATCTCTTATTTTAAACTTCAATATAGTCTATAGCTGTGCAGCCATATAAACGATACCCTTATACAGTCTATGCCTCTCCGGTCGCCAGAAATTACTGTTCATCACTATTGTTCATCGGCTTACCCATTTATCTCTTATTTTAAACTTCAATATAGTCTATAGCTGTGCAGCCATATAAACGATCTGCTAGTCATACCCTTATAC is a genomic window of Zea mays cultivar B73 chromosome 5, Zm-B73-REFERENCE-NAM-5.0, whole genome shotgun sequence containing:
- the LOC100383653 gene encoding chaperone protein ClpD1, chloroplastic; protein product: MEVCCCSTSSSVLTAGGRGAAARRLAAPAARWGAAGFGRAVVLAHPLPRPASAAAAAPTRRARRGGVGVVRAVFERFTERAVKAVVLSQREARGLGEPAVAPRHLLLGLVAEDRSSGGFLSSGINIERAREECRGIAASARDADSATAASRPGSSGLDTDVPFAAPTKQVFDVAVVLSKNMGSSFVSPEHLAIALFSLDDPTTNNLLRSLGADPSHLASVAVDRLQAELAKDGRDPAEPSSFKVPKKAPAAAGRSAFSQSLTKKKDKGALDQFCLDLTTQASGGFIDPIIGREEEIERVVQIVCRRTKNNPILLGEAGVGKTAIAEGLALRIANGDVPIYLVAKRILSLDVGLLIAGAKERGELESRVTNIIREVREAGDVILFIDEVHNLIGSGTVGKSKGSGLDIGNLLKPALARGELQCIAATTLDEHRMHFEKDKALARRFQPVLVDEPSQEDAVKILLGLREKYETYHKCKFTLEAINAAVYLSARYIPDRQLPDKAIDLIDEAGSRARMESFNRKKEGQSSILLKSPDEYWQEIRAAQAMHEVVLSNKEKYSPNENAEESGSANVEALHRDNIESTSTSSLSADEPVVVGTEEIARVASLWSGIPVQQLTADDKKLLVGLDDELRKRVIGQDDAVVAISRAVKRSRVGLNDPDRPIATLLFCGPTGVGKTELTKALAASYFGSESAMLRLDMSEYMERHTVSKLIGSPPGYIGYGETGTLTEAVRRKPFTVVLLDEIEKAHPDIFNILLQIFEDGHLTDSQGRRVSFKNTLIVMTSNVGSTSISKGRQSIGFLKEDTESGSYFAMKSLVMEELKAFFRPELLNRIDEMVVFRPLEKTQMLAILDIILKEVKGRLLALGIGLEVSDAMKDLICQEGYDKSYGARPLRRAVTHIIEDVISEAILFGEFKPGDTILMDIDAEGKPCMGHLDQQIVQVSDPTRAI